GCGCGCCCGGGTGGCAGCTCCTCGGGCGCGGGCATTCCAGGGCATTGCGGTAGGCGGCTAGCGGCGAGCTCAGCAAAGGTCGAGGTGCAGCGCGGACGCCGGAGGACGTTTTCCCAGGGCGGGGTGTGTTCGGCCCGGGGACGGGGCTGCCGGTCCCGGCGACTGCAGGACTGAGGGGCTTTGGCGGCGAAGCGTGCGATGGCGCGGGCTGCGCAGGTGAGCGAGGGCGGAGGCCTCCGCAGGAGGGAGGGGTTGCGCGCGCGGCCTCCCTCGGCGCGGGCTGCCAGCGGACGACCCCTGTCCCGGGGCGCCACCCCCGCCCCGGGTCAGACGCGGCCGGGCCTGGTTTCGGAGCCGGGCTCCCCGCAGCCGGCCGGGCCCGAGTTCCCTCTCTTCTCACCGGCTCCCCTGGCCCGGCAGAGCGCGGCCGTCCCCTCCCCCCACGGGCCATTGTGAGGTCAGGCCGGCGGACGCGTCGTGGGGCCGGGCGAGACGCCCGGAGCGGCCGCTGCGGCCGGTAGCTGCCGCTGCCACCGCCGGCCCCTTCACTGGCTGCCCCGTTCAGACCTAGCCGGGACGGGGAGAGAGATGCAGCTCCGGTGCCGCACCCCGTAAAGGGTCGATCTTCCATCTGGACACTTCACCCACGGGAAGCCAAGACCAAACCAGCTTAGACCGCTGCTGGGTAAAGTGCCGGGAGGGCCGGGCGAGAGAGGAGGAAACAGCAGAGGCAGCCTGCTCTTCTGGGCTTCCAGAGGCGTGTTCTGGGCTCGGCCACCCACAGGGGATTAGTTTCGGTTGAGCATCCATCCCCCTCCCGTGAAAgagcgtaaaaaaaaaaaaaaaaaaaaatgcgttAAGCCCTTCTGGACCCTTAAGGGGAGGCTGGTGAATGAATTAGTCATAGTTGTCTCATTCTCGTGGGGTGTGgcttggaggaggagaggagcaTGATAGGGCCCAGGGGGTACTAGGCCTCCGAAGCCCAAGGTGGTGTCTTTAACGGAACCCCAGTCGCCTTCCCTGTGGAATTTTATCCCTGTGCAGGGAGGATTTGTGAGGCATGAAAAGGGCGGGGCGAGAAACAGGGTATCTTTACACAAGTGCTTAAAGGGTGGAGAGGAAGTAGAAGCGGGGACTTTTGGGAGTGTCTGCGAACCCCTGGTGTTTGTTTCACTGGCTCAGCTCCTTTTGTTTAGTTCCTTTTCCTGAAACTAGGCATAGCACTTTGGCCTGGTGGGGTTGCTTCAGTGAACCCACGTCGTCTGGAAGGTTAGGAGAGCTGCTGTTTCACATTCTGCAGAGGGGCCCTGCTCTTGCCAAAAACCAGGTTCCAGTGTTAGGACCTAAGGTACTTGTGCTTTTTCCAAGCTGATGGTTCAGCCTCGTGGCATACTTACGAAGGCATATGCCGTTTTCTTTGATGACTGAGGAAACTGAATTTCCCAGGTCCGGAGCTCTGGCTCATATTCCCCACTGCAGTAACCCCGATCTCAATCACTGTCacgtttaggttgttttcagGAGAGGGAGTTGATTAGTCACTCTAATTTCTGTACTTGAGCTTGACTGTTCTTGGGATCGCAATAACAAGCCGTATTTCTTAAGCATAtctttgtagaatgaattaatatatgattACCATTCTGCAGGCTTTGTGGTGTAATAAGTTATCGTGTTTGTCATCTTTTAGTGCTTGTGAAACTGAACACAACAAAAGTATGGAGATGGGAAACCAACATCCTTCTATTACTAGGCTTCAGGAAATCCAAAAGGAGGTGAAAAGCATAGAACAGCAAGTAATTGGTTTCAGCGGTCTGTCAGACGACAAGAATTACAAGAAACTGGAGAGGATTCTAACAAGACAACTTTTTGAAATAGACTCGGTAGATACTGAAGGAAAAGGAGATATTCAGCAAGCTAGGAAGAGGGCAGCACAAGAGACAGAGCGTCTTCTCAAAGAGTTGGAGCAGAATGCAAACCACCCACACAGGATCGAAatagagaacatttttaaagaagccCAGTCCCTAGTGAAAGAGAAGATTGTGCCATTTTATAGTGGAGGCAACTGTGTAACTGATGAGTTTGAAGAAGGCATCCAGGATGTCATTTTGAGGCTGACACATGTTAAAACTGGAGGCAAGATCTCCTTGCGGAAAGCACGGTATTACACTTTAACCAAAATCTGTGCAGTGCAAGAGATTATCGAGGACTGCGTGAAAAAGCAGCCTTCCCTGCCGCTTTCTGAGGACGCGCATCCCTCAGTTGCCAAAATTAACTCTGTGCTGTGTGACGTGAACAAGACCAGAGGCACTCTGATTGCCCTTCTTATGGGAGTGAACAGTGATGAGACTTGCAGGCACTTATCTTGTGTGCTCTCGGGGCTGATGGCCGATCTGGATGCTTTAGACGTGTGCGGCCGCACAGAAATCAGAAATTACCGGAAGGAGGTCGTGGAAGATATCAACCAGTTATTGAAGTACTTGGATTTAGAAGAGGAAGCAGATAGCACTCGTGCGTTTGACCTGGGGCAGAatcattccattttaaaaatagaacaggtcctcaagagaatgagagaaataaaaaacgaACTTCTTCAAGCACAGAATCCTTCAGAATGGTACCTGAGCTCCAAAACAGAGCTGCAGGGTTTGATTGGACAGTTGGATGAGGTAAGCCTTGAAAAAAACCCCTGCATCCGGGAAGCCAGGAGAAGAGCGGTGATCGAAGTTCAGACCCTCATCACTTACATCGACTTGAAGGAAGCCCTCGAGAAGAGAAAGCTGTTTGTTTGTGAGGAGCACCCCTCACACAAAGCGGTCTGGAGCGTCCTGGGAAACTTGTCAGACATCCAGGGGGAAGTTCTCTCATTTGATGGCAGTCGAAATGATAAGAACTACATCCGGCTGGAGGAGCTGCTCACCAAGCAGCTGCTTGCCCTGGACGCCGTTGACCCACAGGGAGAGGAGAAGTGTAAGGCTGCCCGGAAGCAGGCAGTGAAGCTTGCACAGAATATTCTCAGCTATCTCGACTTGAAATCCGATGAATGGGAGTACTGAAACGCCAGAGAGCCCACGGTCGATCGTTCTTCTTTTGCACtttatatatatgtctgtgtatttATAGAGAGCGTTCAGTTTGTTGAGCCTGGATGTGATTTATACGTGCATATGTCAATCTCAGTATTTATGATTTAAGCAAATTCAGTATCTCTGCTGCTTTTGatgttgaaaaacaaatattacgACATACTAACTTTTCCATTTGGATCACTATGTTGTGGTgtggttttctgttgttttttttttgaaatcagaaaatggaaTAGGGGcagcttttaaaagttttaataggTTCAAGCATTAAAATGCAGATATTTCAGAATCTAGAATAGACATAAGCTTACATAATAAATACCAGGACAGTTATGAGGAAGGGGGAAATTTTTGGTTAAATAGAAGTAAGGTCCAAGCACAAACGCAGTacaatgaaatgttttattatgctaaataaagcagaaggatttttttcatttataaaacccAGTTGGTTCCACCCAATCTAATAGGGTGggagtctttttgtttttttggatggtgggttttttcataaacattttttgtttgaaaTACAGTGTATTTTCTCCTGTACTCTGCATTTAGAGGGGGagtcttatttttgtgtatgacataataaaattatgaaaatgaataGCAAAAACACCTTTGAGACTGCATTGAAGAAGGGATAAAACACCAGCTGATACCttcaagttgtttttgtttgtaaaatCTAAACTTAGAATTTCCCTTAGAAATTACTAAGGATGGGAACATTTAAATGAAGTTAATGGaccttgaaaaaaaaaggaaacacccaCACCCATGGTAAGATAATGAAAAGAAGTGGAAATTACCAATTATCAGGTTATgctaaaataagcaaaaatgtcTGCATGTAGCACGTAATGGGCTTCTTCTGTCATTCAAGGCGGCATAAGGGACAAACTTGTTAAACATTCCCGATGCTGTTTTACAGTGTGTGAGAGCAGAAACTGTCAGCAGCCCTGCAGGACCAGCTCTTTGAAGCTTGTTCAGAGGAAGCGAGCATCAGCTCCCTGCGCCTGCAGACGTCGCACTCCGGGCACCTGCTGCATTCCTTAGCTCATGTTATTGGCACATGGATGCCTCTCTAGTGCCTGAAAGGGCCAGTAAAGTCTGTCAGtgcaggaaattttttttttctgctaaaggGTACACATATTTCTGTACATACTTTTTGAGGATCCAAGATTACCAGTTGCCTGTTAATGTGAACAAAAGAATTTCCCAGAGTTCTGAAGTGCCTTGATAACTTGCTGCCCCAGTATTATAACTAACAGACTACTCTGTAGTCAGCTCTCACAAAATAATCGTATTAGAGTACATCTTTTGAGCTCTATagtaatttgttcttttctttcagagatTAATTTGATAACTTTGGAAACAGCTAAAAATAAGATGGATAAAGGAATAGCCCTAAATACCTAAAAGATTATAAACGTGTAGCcctaaaaaattttcattttgtctcaGTACTGCCCAATAATTAAAAGCCCTTGATATGTCTTTCCTACTAGAAATGTTATAGATTCATCGGACA
Above is a genomic segment from Tursiops truncatus isolate mTurTru1 chromosome 2, mTurTru1.mat.Y, whole genome shotgun sequence containing:
- the BAG5 gene encoding BAG family molecular chaperone regulator 5 produces the protein MEMGNQHPSITRLQEIQKEVKSIEQQVIGFSGLSDDKNYKKLERILTRQLFEIDSVDTEGKGDIQQARKRAAQETERLLKELEQNANHPHRIEIENIFKEAQSLVKEKIVPFYSGGNCVTDEFEEGIQDVILRLTHVKTGGKISLRKARYYTLTKICAVQEIIEDCVKKQPSLPLSEDAHPSVAKINSVLCDVNKTRGTLIALLMGVNSDETCRHLSCVLSGLMADLDALDVCGRTEIRNYRKEVVEDINQLLKYLDLEEEADSTRAFDLGQNHSILKIEQVLKRMREIKNELLQAQNPSEWYLSSKTELQGLIGQLDEVSLEKNPCIREARRRAVIEVQTLITYIDLKEALEKRKLFVCEEHPSHKAVWSVLGNLSDIQGEVLSFDGSRNDKNYIRLEELLTKQLLALDAVDPQGEEKCKAARKQAVKLAQNILSYLDLKSDEWEY